The following are encoded together in the Mesoterricola sediminis genome:
- a CDS encoding PrkA family serine protein kinase yields MSLFTHCQDRFEAFREEEMSLQEYLELCRRDPSAYATFAERMLKAIGEPELVDTRLDDRLSRIFSNKVIRIYPAFRDFYGMEEVIESIVAYFRHAAQGLEERKQILYLLGPVGGGKSSLAEGLKALIEKVPFYALKGSPVNDSPLSLFNPAEDGRILEEDYGIPRRCLGTILSPWAVKRLQEYGGDITRFRVVRRFPSQLSQVAVAKTEPGDENNQDISSLVGKIDIRKLETCSQNDPDAYAYSGGLCLANRGLLEFVEMFKAPIKVLHPLLTATQEGNYKGTEGFGAIPFDGLVLAHSNEAEWLAFKGNRNNEAFLDRIYIVKVPYCLRVSEEVRIYRKLLEGSSLSAAPCAPDTLRMLAQFSVLSRLKEPENSNLLSKMRIYDGENLKDTDPKAKSHQEYRDAAGVDEGMTGLSTRFAFKILSRVFNFDHREVAANPVHLMYVLEQQIEQEQFPAQQEEAYRRFLKEYLAPRYAEFIGKEIQTAYLESYSEYGQNIFDRYIIYADFWIQDQEFRDPNTGEMLDRAALNDELERIEKPAGIANPKDFRNEVVNFVLRSRARNDGRNPAWTSYEKLRTVIERKMFSSSEELLPVVSFNAKGSAEEQKKHQDFVERMRAKGYTEKQVRLLCDWYLRVRKAS; encoded by the coding sequence ATGTCCCTGTTCACCCATTGCCAGGACCGCTTCGAAGCCTTCCGGGAGGAGGAGATGTCCCTCCAGGAGTACCTGGAGCTCTGCCGCCGGGATCCCTCCGCCTACGCCACCTTCGCCGAGCGCATGCTCAAGGCCATCGGGGAGCCGGAATTGGTGGACACGCGCCTGGACGACCGTCTGTCCCGGATCTTCTCCAACAAGGTCATCCGCATCTACCCGGCCTTCCGGGACTTCTACGGCATGGAGGAGGTCATCGAATCCATCGTGGCCTACTTCCGCCACGCGGCGCAGGGCCTGGAGGAGCGCAAGCAGATCCTCTACCTCCTGGGCCCCGTGGGCGGCGGCAAGTCCAGCCTCGCGGAGGGGCTGAAGGCGCTCATCGAGAAGGTCCCCTTCTACGCCCTCAAGGGCTCGCCCGTGAACGACTCCCCCCTGAGCCTCTTCAACCCGGCGGAGGACGGCCGGATCCTGGAGGAGGACTACGGCATCCCCCGCCGGTGCCTTGGCACCATCCTCAGCCCGTGGGCCGTCAAGCGCCTCCAGGAGTACGGGGGCGACATCACCCGCTTCCGCGTCGTCCGGCGCTTCCCTTCGCAGCTGTCCCAGGTGGCGGTCGCCAAGACGGAACCCGGGGACGAGAACAACCAGGACATCTCCAGCCTGGTCGGCAAGATCGACATCCGGAAGCTGGAGACCTGCAGCCAGAACGACCCGGACGCCTACGCCTACTCCGGCGGCCTGTGCCTGGCCAACCGGGGGCTCCTGGAATTCGTGGAGATGTTCAAGGCCCCCATCAAGGTCCTCCACCCCCTGCTGACGGCGACCCAGGAGGGCAACTACAAGGGCACCGAGGGCTTCGGGGCGATCCCCTTCGACGGCCTCGTCCTGGCCCACTCCAACGAGGCCGAATGGCTGGCCTTCAAGGGGAACCGCAACAACGAGGCGTTCCTCGACCGCATCTACATCGTCAAGGTGCCCTATTGCCTGCGGGTCTCCGAGGAGGTGCGCATCTACCGGAAGCTCCTGGAGGGATCCTCCCTGTCCGCCGCCCCCTGCGCGCCGGACACGCTGCGGATGCTCGCCCAGTTCTCGGTGCTCAGCCGCCTCAAGGAGCCGGAGAACTCGAACCTCCTCTCCAAGATGCGCATCTACGACGGCGAGAACCTCAAGGACACCGACCCCAAGGCCAAGAGCCACCAGGAGTACCGCGACGCGGCGGGGGTGGACGAGGGCATGACGGGGCTCTCCACCCGCTTCGCCTTCAAGATCCTCTCGCGGGTCTTCAACTTCGACCATCGCGAGGTGGCCGCCAACCCGGTCCACCTGATGTACGTGCTGGAACAGCAGATCGAGCAGGAGCAGTTCCCCGCCCAGCAGGAGGAGGCCTACCGGCGCTTCCTCAAGGAGTACCTGGCGCCGCGCTACGCCGAGTTCATCGGCAAGGAGATCCAGACCGCGTACCTGGAGAGCTATTCGGAGTACGGACAGAACATCTTCGACCGCTACATCATCTACGCCGACTTCTGGATCCAGGACCAGGAGTTCCGGGACCCCAACACGGGCGAGATGCTCGACCGGGCCGCCCTCAACGACGAGCTGGAGCGCATCGAGAAGCCCGCGGGCATCGCCAACCCCAAGGACTTCCGGAACGAGGTCGTGAACTTCGTGCTGCGCAGCCGCGCCCGCAACGACGGCCGGAACCCCGCCTGGACCTCGTACGAGAAGCTCCGCACGGTCATCGAGCGGAAGATGTTCAGTTCCAGCGAGGAGCTCCTGCCGGTGGTCTCCTTCAACGCCAAGGGCAGCGCCGAGGAGCAGAAGAAGCACCAGGACTTCGTGGAGCGCATGCGCGCCAAGGGCTACACCGAGAAGCAGGTCCGCCTGCTCTGCGACTGGTATCTGCGGGTCAGGAAGGCCTCATGA
- a CDS encoding sensor domain-containing diguanylate cyclase codes for MTGTGATPRPGDELYLSEQRFQAIYDSVNDGIMIQDMESGAMLDVNRRLCEWLGLTQQELLQRDLGDLSLGIWPYTREVAIDWAMKAIDGAPQTFEWLCPARGGQLVWLEVNMRRTPIGGVDRLLITATNITQRKRLEMEATARLKRAEAQNAVSLALAGVGPDHAAALKLIAHHLAVSLGDLCVLDLLGDDDLLHTEVINQVYVGGDAYLPEARSLTPTPAGILSPGRVLGTGQVAGTAEAIHLEQRTWQELRDYLDPAFHAYLEHFKVHSLLVVPMRTDGRVIGTITLAKGGGSRAYSVEDLATLQNLADRAALTLVNARLYAENLEQARALKLVNQELERRVEERTAELERANAKLQELAMQDGLTGVANRRMFDQVLDTEVRRGRRAGSWLAMLLADVDCFKKYNDRYGHLAGDACLQAVGRVMRELFRRGDDLPARYGGEEFAVIIPCASPDQAAFSAEMFRKAVEALAIPHEDSEAAEVVTISIGLAVAQVSPETSPGWFISRADESLYVSKANGRNRVTVAD; via the coding sequence ATGACCGGCACGGGCGCGACACCGAGGCCCGGGGACGAACTGTACCTGAGCGAGCAGCGCTTCCAGGCCATCTACGACTCGGTCAACGACGGCATCATGATCCAGGACATGGAGTCCGGGGCGATGCTGGACGTGAACCGCCGGCTCTGCGAGTGGCTGGGCCTCACCCAGCAGGAGCTCCTCCAGCGGGACCTGGGGGACCTGAGCCTGGGCATCTGGCCCTACACCCGCGAGGTCGCCATCGACTGGGCCATGAAGGCCATCGATGGCGCCCCCCAGACCTTCGAGTGGCTCTGCCCCGCGCGGGGAGGGCAGCTCGTGTGGCTCGAGGTCAACATGCGCCGCACCCCCATCGGCGGGGTGGACCGGCTCCTCATCACCGCCACCAACATCACCCAGCGCAAGCGCCTGGAGATGGAGGCCACCGCCCGGCTCAAGCGGGCCGAGGCCCAGAACGCGGTCTCCCTGGCCCTCGCCGGGGTGGGGCCGGACCACGCCGCCGCCCTGAAGCTCATCGCCCACCACCTGGCGGTATCCCTGGGGGACCTGTGCGTCCTGGACCTCCTGGGCGACGACGACCTCCTCCACACGGAGGTGATCAACCAGGTCTACGTGGGCGGGGACGCCTACCTCCCCGAGGCCCGCTCCCTGACGCCGACCCCCGCGGGCATCCTCAGCCCGGGCCGGGTCCTGGGCACGGGCCAGGTCGCGGGCACGGCGGAGGCCATCCACCTGGAGCAGCGCACCTGGCAGGAGCTGCGGGACTACCTGGATCCCGCCTTCCACGCCTACCTGGAGCACTTCAAGGTGCACAGCCTGCTCGTGGTGCCCATGCGCACCGACGGCCGGGTCATCGGGACCATCACCCTGGCCAAGGGGGGCGGCAGCCGAGCCTACTCCGTGGAGGACCTGGCGACCCTGCAGAACCTGGCCGACCGGGCGGCCCTCACCCTCGTCAACGCCCGCCTCTACGCGGAGAACCTGGAACAGGCCCGGGCCCTCAAGCTGGTCAACCAGGAACTGGAGCGCCGGGTGGAGGAGCGCACCGCCGAACTCGAGCGCGCCAACGCCAAGCTCCAGGAGCTGGCCATGCAGGACGGCCTCACCGGGGTGGCCAACCGCCGCATGTTCGACCAGGTCCTGGACACGGAGGTGCGCCGCGGCCGCCGGGCGGGATCCTGGCTCGCGATGCTCCTGGCCGACGTGGACTGCTTCAAGAAGTACAACGACCGCTACGGCCACCTGGCCGGAGACGCCTGCCTCCAGGCCGTGGGGCGGGTCATGCGTGAGCTCTTCCGGCGCGGCGACGACCTGCCCGCCCGCTACGGGGGCGAGGAGTTCGCCGTCATCATCCCCTGCGCCTCCCCCGACCAGGCCGCCTTTTCCGCCGAGATGTTCCGCAAGGCCGTGGAAGCCCTGGCCATCCCCCACGAGGATTCCGAGGCCGCCGAGGTGGTCACCATCAGCATCGGCCTGGCCGTCGCCCAGGTCTCCCCGGAGACGAGCCCCGGCTGGTTCATCAGCCGCGCCGACGAGAGCCTCTACGTCAGCAAGGCCAACGGCCGGAACCGGGTGACGGTCGCGGATTGA
- a CDS encoding acyl-CoA desaturase: MQKKRHWDLLNTTFLVGTLVAALVLVPLNFRHSLEHWGEWVMFGVMLVSIGLGVTAGYHRLFSHRSYQAAWPVRVVLLLLSSAAFQNSVLQWASSHRIHHRHVDGDKDPYNSTRGFWYAHWLWVMEAEATPIEGVADLEKDPLVRWQHRYYFLIGAAVAALPLAVGLLLRDVWGHLVIGVLLRIVVTHHTTFFINSAAHFFGTRPYTDANTARDNAFLAPLTYGEGYHNYHHLFQWDYRNGVRWWQFDPTKWLIFTLACVGLARNLRRVPDAAIRRARLAMEEKKLLKRLDRAPAHPAREELNRRLVAARAALDAALARMQAQVEGWEARKADRSAVKREAWRARKAEWRASMAQHRDEVAEAWQAWKAAKLQVRRLALT; the protein is encoded by the coding sequence GTGCAGAAAAAGCGACATTGGGATCTTTTGAACACCACCTTCCTGGTCGGCACCCTGGTCGCCGCCCTGGTCCTGGTGCCCCTGAACTTCCGGCATTCGCTGGAACACTGGGGAGAATGGGTGATGTTCGGGGTCATGCTGGTCAGCATCGGCCTGGGGGTGACGGCGGGCTACCACCGCCTGTTCAGCCACCGGTCGTACCAGGCCGCCTGGCCCGTGCGGGTGGTCCTCCTCCTCCTGAGTTCGGCCGCCTTCCAGAACTCGGTCCTCCAGTGGGCCAGCAGCCATCGCATCCACCACCGCCACGTGGACGGCGACAAGGACCCGTACAACAGCACCCGGGGCTTCTGGTACGCCCACTGGCTCTGGGTCATGGAAGCCGAGGCGACCCCCATCGAAGGGGTGGCCGACCTGGAGAAGGACCCCCTCGTTCGCTGGCAGCATCGCTACTACTTCCTCATCGGCGCCGCCGTGGCGGCCCTGCCGCTGGCGGTGGGGCTCCTCCTGCGGGACGTGTGGGGCCACCTGGTCATCGGCGTCCTCCTCCGCATCGTCGTCACCCACCACACCACCTTCTTCATCAACTCCGCGGCCCACTTCTTCGGGACCCGCCCCTACACCGACGCCAACACCGCCCGGGACAACGCCTTCCTGGCGCCCCTGACCTACGGCGAGGGCTACCACAACTACCACCACCTCTTCCAGTGGGACTACCGCAACGGGGTGCGCTGGTGGCAGTTCGACCCCACCAAGTGGCTCATCTTCACCCTCGCCTGCGTGGGCCTGGCCCGGAACCTGCGCCGGGTGCCGGACGCCGCCATCCGCCGGGCCCGCCTGGCCATGGAGGAGAAGAAGCTCCTGAAGCGCCTGGACCGCGCCCCCGCCCACCCCGCCCGGGAGGAACTGAACCGCCGCCTGGTCGCCGCCCGCGCCGCCCTGGATGCCGCCCTGGCCCGCATGCAGGCCCAGGTGGAGGGCTGGGAGGCCCGCAAGGCCGACCGGTCCGCCGTAAAGCGGGAGGCCTGGCGTGCCCGGAAGGCCGAGTGGCGGGCCTCCATGGCCCAGCACCGGGACGAGGTGGCCGAAGCGTGGCAGGCCTGGAAGGCCGCCAAGCTTCAGGTGAGGCGGCTCGCCCTGACCTGA
- a CDS encoding SpoVR family protein — translation MAGVCGGPPDPPGDLRPPPGHAALGDLPGLPRALPEASVTGSPLPSGSEWTFEAIAAHDAAIAELADAHGLERYPHRLEIITSEQMMDAYASAGMPVNYHHWSFGKHFLATEGRYRRGRMGLAYEIVINSDPCIAYLMEENSLPMQALVVAHAAYGHNSFFKGNLLFRQWTSPDTILDYLVFARNYLASCEERHGVEAVEAILDACHALMNFGVDRFRRAPRPSLAREIQRRQEREAHRQSQVNELWRTLPAGRAREAPGEPERFPAQPEENLLYFIEKHAPLLEPWEREVVRIVRKIAQYFHPQRQTQVMNEGWATFWHYTLLTELHAQGRIGDGFMLECLHAHTNVVMQPPHDSPAYAGINPYALGFALWSDLRRMCEAPDAEDRAWFPEVAGQPWGEVFPFAMANFKDESFIAQFLSPRLMRAFRFFTVQDDDRERTLAIGAIHDESGYRTLRNALADQYNLGSREPDIQVWNVDRRGDRSLTLRYTSRNRRDLGGDWQAVLAHAAFLWGFTVRLEEATAGGEVRFLGEHVPAPRR, via the coding sequence GTGGCAGGAGTATGCGGAGGTCCACCGGACCCACCCGGAGACCTTCGCCCTCCGCCGGGTCACGCAGCCCTCGGAGATCTACCCGGTCTTCCACGAGCTCTTCCGGAGGCGTCCGTGACCGGGTCCCCCCTGCCCTCCGGCTCCGAATGGACCTTCGAGGCGATCGCCGCCCACGACGCGGCCATCGCGGAGCTGGCCGACGCCCACGGCCTGGAACGGTATCCCCACCGCCTGGAGATCATCACCTCCGAGCAGATGATGGACGCCTACGCCAGCGCGGGCATGCCCGTGAACTACCACCACTGGTCCTTCGGCAAGCACTTCCTGGCCACCGAGGGCCGCTACCGCCGGGGCCGCATGGGGCTGGCCTACGAGATCGTCATCAACTCCGACCCCTGCATCGCCTACCTCATGGAGGAGAACAGCCTGCCGATGCAGGCCCTGGTCGTCGCCCACGCGGCCTACGGCCACAACTCCTTCTTCAAGGGCAACCTCCTCTTCCGGCAGTGGACGAGCCCCGACACGATCCTCGACTACCTGGTCTTCGCCCGGAACTACCTGGCCTCGTGCGAGGAACGGCACGGCGTGGAGGCCGTGGAAGCCATCCTGGACGCCTGCCACGCCCTCATGAACTTCGGCGTGGACCGGTTCCGCCGCGCCCCCCGGCCCAGCCTCGCGCGGGAGATCCAGCGCCGGCAGGAGCGGGAGGCCCACCGCCAGAGCCAGGTCAACGAGCTCTGGCGCACCCTGCCCGCGGGCCGCGCCCGGGAGGCCCCGGGCGAGCCGGAGCGGTTCCCCGCCCAGCCCGAGGAGAACCTCCTCTACTTCATCGAGAAGCACGCGCCCCTGCTGGAGCCCTGGGAGCGCGAGGTGGTCCGCATCGTCCGCAAGATCGCCCAGTACTTCCACCCCCAGCGCCAGACGCAGGTCATGAACGAAGGCTGGGCCACCTTCTGGCACTACACCCTGCTGACCGAACTGCACGCCCAGGGGCGCATCGGGGACGGCTTCATGCTGGAGTGCCTCCATGCCCACACCAACGTGGTGATGCAGCCGCCCCACGACAGCCCGGCCTACGCCGGCATCAACCCCTACGCCCTCGGCTTCGCCCTCTGGAGCGACCTGCGCCGCATGTGCGAGGCCCCCGACGCCGAGGACCGGGCCTGGTTCCCCGAGGTGGCCGGCCAGCCCTGGGGGGAGGTCTTTCCCTTCGCCATGGCCAATTTCAAGGACGAGAGCTTCATCGCCCAGTTCCTCTCCCCCCGGCTCATGCGGGCCTTCCGGTTCTTCACCGTCCAGGACGACGACCGGGAGAGGACCCTGGCCATCGGGGCCATCCACGACGAATCCGGCTACCGGACCCTCCGGAACGCCCTGGCCGACCAGTACAACCTGGGAAGCCGGGAGCCGGACATCCAGGTCTGGAACGTGGACCGGCGGGGGGACCGGAGCCTGACCCTCCGCTATACCAGCCGGAACCGCCGGGACCTGGGCGGGGACTGGCAGGCCGTCCTCGCCCACGCCGCCTTCCTCTGGGGCTTCACCGTGCGCCTGGAGGAGGCGACGGCGGGCGGCGAGGTCCGCTTCCTGGGCGAGCACGTGCCCGCGCCGAGGCGCTGA
- a CDS encoding YeaH/YhbH family protein, which yields MTSIIDRRGDSRNKSSVNRSRFLHRFRKEIRKAVADAVDAGGIRDVDEGRRIGIPVRDLAEPQFALGSAGVRERIHPGNETFATGDRVERPQGGQGGASGTQGSPDGTAVDPFTFQLTREEFLDVFFEELALPNLVKRQLASLEEPVWVRAGFTSTGVPANIAFVRTLRGAAGRRLAMGGPSAARIAALEAELAAALAQGGPEAPETRRLAAELEALLARRRQVPFLDTCDLRFNHRVRRTLPTTQAVMFCLMDVSGSMDQAKKNMAKRFFTLLYLFLKRNYERTDVVFIRHHTQAEEVDEQSFFHGRESGGTVVSTALRLMARIARERYASGLWNIYGAQASDGDNWQEDSSVCQDLMEKEILPLVQHFAYVEITEGRPQNLWQEYAEVHRTHPETFALRRVTQPSEIYPVFHELFRRRP from the coding sequence ATGACCTCCATCATCGACCGGCGCGGGGACAGCCGGAACAAGAGTTCCGTGAACCGGAGCCGCTTCCTCCACCGCTTCCGCAAGGAGATCCGCAAGGCCGTCGCCGACGCCGTGGACGCGGGCGGCATCCGGGACGTGGACGAGGGCCGGCGCATCGGCATCCCCGTCCGGGACCTGGCCGAGCCCCAGTTCGCCCTGGGCTCGGCGGGGGTGCGGGAGCGGATCCACCCCGGCAACGAGACCTTCGCCACGGGGGACCGGGTGGAGCGGCCCCAGGGCGGCCAGGGCGGGGCCTCCGGCACCCAGGGCAGCCCCGACGGCACCGCCGTCGATCCCTTCACGTTCCAGCTGACCCGGGAGGAATTCCTGGACGTGTTCTTCGAGGAGCTGGCCCTGCCCAACCTCGTGAAGCGCCAGCTGGCCAGCCTCGAGGAGCCCGTGTGGGTCCGGGCCGGCTTCACCTCCACGGGGGTCCCGGCCAACATCGCCTTCGTGCGCACCCTGCGGGGCGCCGCCGGCCGCCGCCTCGCCATGGGCGGCCCCTCTGCCGCCCGGATCGCCGCCCTGGAGGCGGAACTGGCCGCCGCCCTGGCCCAGGGGGGGCCGGAGGCCCCGGAGACGCGGCGCCTGGCGGCGGAGCTGGAGGCCCTCCTGGCCCGGCGCCGCCAGGTGCCCTTCCTGGACACCTGCGACCTGCGCTTCAATCACCGGGTCCGGCGCACCCTGCCCACCACCCAGGCCGTCATGTTCTGCCTCATGGACGTCTCCGGATCCATGGACCAGGCCAAGAAGAACATGGCCAAGCGGTTCTTCACGCTCCTCTACCTCTTCCTCAAGCGGAACTACGAGCGCACCGACGTGGTGTTCATCCGCCACCACACCCAGGCGGAGGAGGTCGACGAGCAGTCCTTCTTCCACGGCCGGGAATCGGGCGGGACCGTGGTGTCGACGGCCCTCCGGCTCATGGCGCGCATCGCGCGGGAACGGTATGCCTCGGGCCTCTGGAACATCTACGGCGCCCAGGCCTCGGACGGGGACAACTGGCAGGAGGACTCCTCGGTGTGCCAGGACCTGATGGAAAAGGAGATCCTGCCCCTGGTCCAGCACTTCGCCTACGTGGAGATCACGGAGGGACGCCCCCAGAACCTGTGGCAGGAGTATGCGGAGGTCCACCGGACCCACCCGGAGACCTTCGCCCTCCGCCGGGTCACGCAGCCCTCGGAGATCTACCCGGTCTTCCACGAGCTCTTCCGGAGGCGTCCGTGA
- a CDS encoding PAS domain S-box protein — MGAPAWVWIPELGVGLVMNAAAAAFLWTSFSLLAGRAQPAPPPAPLALDATREGILVTDPQGRVQVCNRAFRELWGLPAGGLEPGSDGIGPDFLLAQVKNPAACLAGARSLLEDPASVWSDTLELWDGRVLERHGRPYLGADGIQGIAWGFRDVTSRAKADLFVHRLSLAVEQSPISVLITDTAGSIEFINPKFTQLTGYALDEALGRNPRILQSGFTPAKVYRDLWSTVTAGEIWVGELQNRRKDGELFWERATISPLRDADGVITHYLGLKEDITVQKRLEQQLRHAQRLEAVGNLAGGVAHDLNNILQVINGYGSLMQMTQAADDPNRAGLAEILKAAERAASLTHSLLAFSRKQVMNPRTLDLNGVVGNVEKLLKRIIGADIRLTVEKDPEPLHVHADLGQIEHVLLNLANNAREAMPTGGSLAIATRTTAIDAAWRDSRGFGQPGPYALLEVRDSGVGMDAETLRRVFDPYFTTREMGRGTGLGLATVYGIVKQHGGYIVADSEPGRGATFQVYLPIAPDPVTPQAAPDPDRDQVRGTETVLVAEDDPSVRGFLEMVLQRHGYQVVSASDGQEAVERFAERRGEVKLILMDVIMPRKGGRQAFEEIRAVEPAAKVLFISGYTADFIQSRGELGQDMELLMKPVQPLVLLRKMREILDGRP; from the coding sequence ATGGGCGCACCGGCGTGGGTGTGGATCCCGGAGCTGGGGGTGGGGCTCGTCATGAACGCCGCGGCCGCGGCCTTCCTGTGGACCTCCTTCAGCCTCCTGGCCGGGCGGGCCCAGCCGGCGCCCCCGCCGGCGCCCCTGGCCCTGGACGCCACGCGGGAGGGCATCCTGGTCACCGATCCCCAGGGCCGGGTGCAGGTCTGCAACCGGGCCTTCCGGGAACTGTGGGGCCTGCCGGCGGGGGGTCTGGAGCCCGGGTCCGACGGCATCGGCCCCGATTTCCTCCTCGCCCAGGTCAAGAACCCCGCCGCCTGCCTGGCCGGGGCCCGGAGCCTCCTGGAGGACCCCGCCTCCGTGTGGAGCGACACCCTGGAACTCTGGGACGGCCGCGTCCTGGAGCGGCACGGGCGCCCCTACCTGGGCGCGGACGGCATCCAGGGCATCGCCTGGGGCTTCCGCGACGTCACTTCCCGCGCCAAGGCCGACCTCTTCGTGCACCGGCTCTCCCTGGCCGTGGAGCAGAGCCCCATCTCCGTCCTCATCACCGACACAGCCGGCTCCATCGAGTTCATCAATCCCAAGTTCACCCAGCTCACCGGCTACGCCCTCGACGAGGCGCTGGGCCGGAACCCGCGGATCCTCCAGTCCGGGTTCACCCCCGCCAAGGTCTACCGGGACCTGTGGTCCACCGTCACCGCCGGCGAGATCTGGGTGGGCGAGCTCCAGAACCGCCGCAAGGACGGGGAGCTCTTCTGGGAGCGGGCCACCATCTCGCCCCTCCGGGACGCCGACGGGGTGATCACCCACTACCTGGGCCTCAAGGAGGACATCACCGTCCAGAAGCGGCTGGAGCAGCAGCTCCGGCACGCCCAGCGCCTTGAGGCCGTCGGGAACCTCGCCGGCGGCGTGGCCCACGACCTCAACAACATCCTCCAGGTCATCAACGGCTACGGCAGCCTCATGCAGATGACCCAGGCCGCGGACGACCCGAACCGGGCCGGGCTCGCCGAGATCCTCAAGGCCGCGGAGCGCGCGGCCTCCCTCACCCACAGCCTCCTCGCCTTCAGCCGCAAGCAGGTCATGAACCCGCGCACCCTCGACCTGAACGGCGTCGTGGGCAACGTGGAGAAGCTCCTGAAGCGCATCATCGGCGCGGACATCCGGCTCACGGTGGAAAAGGATCCCGAGCCGCTCCACGTCCACGCCGACCTGGGCCAGATCGAGCACGTCCTCCTGAACCTGGCGAACAACGCCCGGGAGGCCATGCCCACCGGCGGCTCCCTGGCGATCGCGACCCGGACCACGGCCATCGACGCGGCCTGGCGCGATAGCCGCGGCTTCGGCCAGCCCGGCCCCTACGCCCTCCTGGAGGTGCGGGATTCGGGGGTGGGCATGGACGCCGAGACCCTCCGCCGGGTCTTCGACCCCTACTTCACCACCCGCGAAATGGGGCGGGGCACGGGGCTCGGCCTGGCCACCGTGTACGGCATCGTCAAGCAGCACGGCGGCTACATCGTGGCCGACAGCGAGCCCGGGCGCGGCGCGACCTTCCAGGTGTACCTGCCCATCGCCCCCGACCCCGTCACCCCCCAGGCGGCCCCCGACCCCGACCGGGACCAGGTCCGGGGCACGGAGACCGTGCTCGTGGCCGAGGACGACCCCTCCGTCCGGGGCTTCCTGGAGATGGTCCTCCAGCGCCACGGCTACCAGGTGGTGTCCGCCTCCGACGGCCAGGAGGCCGTGGAGCGCTTCGCGGAGCGGCGCGGCGAGGTGAAGCTCATCCTCATGGACGTGATCATGCCCCGCAAGGGCGGCCGCCAGGCCTTCGAGGAGATCCGGGCCGTGGAGCCCGCCGCGAAGGTCCTCTTCATCAGCGGCTACACCGCCGATTTCATCCAGAGCCGCGGCGAGCTCGGCCAGGACATGGAGCTCCTGATGAAGCCCGTCCAGCCCCTGGTGCTGCTCAGGAAGATGCGGGAGATCCTGGACGGCCGCCCATAG